One Myxococcales bacterium genomic window carries:
- a CDS encoding cytochrome c3 family protein, translating into MSRALVVAVVAVVAVATGCRAPRQAPPQPLPFSHALHLQVELADRKLTCTDCHAGVERGAHAGLPSLQTCLRCHMRPQGDPPTEREGLVRAAAAAGGAFRWIQVTRNPGHVFFSHAAHVSLAKLPCTECHGDVAQWREPPRLPVAKLTSMRACMSCHRTRGASNSCETCHQ; encoded by the coding sequence GTGAGCCGCGCGCTCGTCGTCGCGGTCGTCGCGGTCGTCGCGGTCGCGACCGGGTGCCGCGCGCCGCGGCAGGCGCCGCCGCAGCCGCTGCCGTTCAGCCACGCGCTCCACCTCCAGGTCGAGCTGGCCGATCGCAAGCTCACGTGCACCGACTGCCACGCGGGCGTCGAGCGCGGCGCCCACGCCGGGCTGCCGTCGCTGCAGACCTGCCTGCGCTGCCACATGCGGCCGCAGGGCGATCCGCCGACCGAGCGCGAGGGCCTGGTCCGGGCCGCGGCGGCCGCCGGCGGCGCGTTCCGGTGGATCCAGGTGACGCGCAACCCCGGCCACGTCTTCTTCTCGCACGCCGCCCACGTCAGCCTCGCCAAGCTGCCGTGCACCGAGTGCCACGGCGACGTCGCCCAGTGGCGCGAGCCGCCGCGGCTCCCGGTCGCGAAGCTGACCAGCATGCGCGCGTGCATGAGCTGCCACCGCACCCGCGGCGCGTCGAACTCCTGCGAGACCTGTCACCAGTGA
- the nrfD gene encoding polysulfide reductase NrfD codes for MTTHASPEPHGPPDGAAPAPTGPLLRGVSRAWYLLGAASIAALAFGLYAYVVQLEHGDIVTGLRNPGNGGAAWGFYIVFYIYFVGVSFAGITVAAMARLFHIEALKPVTRLAELLTISALVVGALMVLADLGRPLDGLMKLPAMARPSSPFYGTFTLVVSGYLFSSLVFFILAGRADASVMARTGPRPLRWLYRLWASGFRDDDVVHARHWRSSFILALTILPLLIIAHSTLGFIFGIQAGRPGWFSALQAPAFVVLAGVSGTGMLILLALASRRMFKLGDRIPLPAIRWLGNFLWVLALVYIYFIIVEELTSTYAAPRADRAIAHQIVGGQFALSFWITIGSLFLAFLIPFVMYLRGRGSMGWLAVAALLANVAAVLKRLLLVVPSQTDGGLIQLQRGFYSPTWVEFGVVTGATGLLCLVILVFGRFFPLVPTAVVPARRHTPIPRDRLRLLATLASLAVALALIVIGLTDSFRLWSGDELDPRIPFAPAIFATGVILLFSSAIVYEAFPTRRRATSARPGRTAPKAPKAAVRRAVIVRRVDARSQLRSSRDLSTRRRP; via the coding sequence ATGACCACGCACGCTTCCCCCGAGCCCCACGGCCCGCCCGACGGCGCGGCGCCGGCCCCGACCGGCCCGCTGCTGCGCGGCGTGTCCAGGGCCTGGTACCTGCTGGGCGCGGCCTCGATCGCGGCGCTCGCGTTCGGCCTGTACGCGTACGTCGTCCAGCTCGAGCACGGCGACATCGTCACCGGCCTGCGCAACCCCGGCAACGGCGGCGCCGCCTGGGGCTTCTACATCGTCTTCTACATCTACTTCGTCGGCGTCAGCTTCGCCGGCATCACCGTCGCCGCGATGGCGCGGCTGTTCCACATCGAGGCGCTCAAGCCGGTGACGCGCCTGGCCGAGCTGCTCACGATCTCGGCGCTCGTCGTCGGCGCGCTGATGGTGCTGGCCGATCTGGGGCGCCCGCTCGACGGGCTGATGAAGCTGCCGGCGATGGCGCGGCCGTCGTCGCCGTTCTACGGCACGTTCACGCTGGTGGTGTCGGGCTACCTGTTCTCGAGCCTGGTGTTCTTCATCCTGGCCGGGCGCGCCGACGCGTCGGTGATGGCGCGGACCGGGCCGCGACCGCTGCGCTGGCTGTACCGGCTGTGGGCGTCGGGGTTCCGCGACGACGACGTCGTCCACGCCCGGCACTGGCGGTCGAGCTTCATCCTGGCGCTGACGATCCTGCCGCTCTTGATCATCGCGCACTCGACGCTCGGGTTCATCTTCGGCATCCAGGCCGGCCGGCCCGGCTGGTTCAGCGCGCTGCAGGCGCCGGCGTTCGTCGTGCTCGCCGGCGTGTCCGGCACCGGCATGCTGATCCTGCTGGCGCTGGCGTCGCGGCGGATGTTCAAGCTGGGCGATCGCATCCCGCTGCCGGCGATCCGCTGGCTCGGCAACTTCTTGTGGGTGCTGGCGCTGGTCTACATCTACTTCATCATCGTCGAGGAGCTGACCTCGACCTACGCCGCGCCCCGGGCCGACCGCGCGATCGCGCACCAGATCGTCGGCGGCCAGTTCGCGCTGTCGTTCTGGATCACGATCGGCAGCCTGTTCCTGGCGTTCCTGATCCCGTTCGTCATGTACCTGCGCGGCCGGGGCTCGATGGGCTGGCTGGCGGTGGCGGCGCTGCTCGCGAACGTCGCGGCCGTGCTCAAGCGGCTGCTGCTGGTGGTGCCGTCGCAGACCGACGGCGGCCTGATCCAGCTCCAGCGCGGCTTCTACAGCCCGACCTGGGTCGAGTTCGGGGTCGTGACCGGCGCGACCGGGCTCCTGTGCCTGGTGATCCTGGTGTTCGGCCGGTTCTTCCCGCTGGTCCCGACCGCGGTGGTGCCGGCGCGGCGCCACACGCCGATCCCGCGCGATCGCCTGCGGCTCCTGGCGACGCTGGCGTCGCTCGCGGTCGCGCTCGCGTTGATCGTGATCGGCCTGACCGACTCGTTCCGCCTGTGGAGCGGTGACGAGCTCGATCCGCGCATCCCGTTCGCGCCGGCGATCTTCGCGACCGGCGTGATCCTGCTGTTCTCGTCGGCGATCGTCTACGAGGCGTTCCCCACCCGTCGCCGCGCCACGTCCGCGCGCCCGGGCCGCACGGCGCCCAAGGCGCCCAAGGCCGCGGTCCGCCGCGCCGTCATCGTCCGGCGGGTCGACGCCCGCTCGCAGCTTCGATCCAGCCGGGACCTCAGCACCAGGAGAAGGCCATGA
- a CDS encoding molybdopterin-dependent oxidoreductase: MTRRRTPPPISRRAALSALGALGAAGAAAGCKRGWIPPEDQATSRAVAKPYVPGAEAYGTYEERWFQSSCGQCSAGCGIRVRVVEGRAVRVEGNPDNPLNQGGIGPRGLAAVQGLYDADRLTGPLARVGGKLVPVSWDDALGELGAALTDLRGRGEPERLLVWCGLERGMMHDLLARFCQAYGTPNFIDGRPGRTGVLAQAMAATIGVGESPVYGWEDASTILSLEAGLLEDSCQSVYFTRVAADRRRSQRRARLIHAGPVLDLSAYNADEWIRITPGTSGALALGIAAVLLREFPAETALPQDLTDGGAAWQAFVAGFTPARVEAVTGVEPRTLERLARDLWAQRPALVVVDERSVAYANGLDTALAALALNAVLGGFWSQRGGVRAAPVAPLRDWPELALDDVARAGLARARLDGAGAYRWAGSVHETLPDAIERAGAAAPAIALLHHANPAYARQQPARWRQALARIPKIVSFSPYRDETVEELAHLVLPDHTFLERWELVVPAPALDRALIGARVPAIVPLHDTRASGDVVLDLARRIGAPVADGFAWSTYREALEARLHGLRERNRGNVRALSHRDFVHQLLEVGFWVDEPPEPTPPPRVAVHASYAEPTWFGDPERYPLGLIAYRPLGYAEGGGANLPWLRNLRQRPGDKPWSFVARVHPTSAPGLHDGARVTLESEWGALAIELRLDRWTAPGYIAVPMGGGHDGFGRWARGYGANVLGLMRPGPAPVSGANVLCATRVRIAPPGGGAA, translated from the coding sequence ATGACCCGACGCCGCACCCCACCTCCGATCTCGCGCCGCGCGGCGCTCAGCGCGCTCGGCGCGCTCGGCGCGGCCGGCGCGGCCGCCGGGTGCAAGCGCGGCTGGATCCCGCCCGAGGACCAGGCCACGTCGCGCGCGGTCGCCAAGCCGTACGTGCCCGGGGCCGAGGCCTACGGCACGTACGAGGAGCGGTGGTTCCAGTCGTCGTGCGGGCAGTGCTCGGCCGGCTGCGGCATCCGGGTGCGCGTCGTCGAGGGCCGCGCGGTCCGGGTCGAGGGCAACCCCGACAACCCCCTCAACCAGGGCGGCATCGGCCCGCGGGGCCTGGCGGCGGTCCAGGGGCTCTACGACGCCGATCGCCTGACCGGGCCGCTGGCGCGGGTCGGCGGGAAGCTGGTGCCGGTGAGCTGGGACGACGCGCTCGGCGAGCTGGGCGCGGCCCTGACCGACCTGCGCGGGCGCGGCGAGCCCGAGCGGCTGCTGGTGTGGTGCGGCCTCGAGCGCGGCATGATGCACGACCTGCTGGCGCGGTTCTGCCAGGCCTACGGCACGCCCAACTTCATCGACGGGCGGCCCGGGCGCACCGGCGTGCTGGCCCAGGCGATGGCGGCGACGATCGGCGTCGGCGAGAGCCCGGTCTACGGCTGGGAGGACGCGTCGACGATCCTCAGCCTCGAGGCCGGCCTGCTCGAGGACTCGTGCCAGTCGGTGTACTTCACGCGGGTCGCGGCCGATCGCCGGCGCAGCCAGCGGCGCGCGCGCCTGATCCACGCCGGCCCGGTGCTCGATCTGTCGGCCTACAACGCCGACGAGTGGATCCGGATCACGCCCGGCACCAGCGGCGCGCTGGCGCTGGGGATCGCGGCGGTGCTCCTGCGCGAGTTCCCGGCCGAGACCGCGCTGCCGCAGGACCTGACCGACGGCGGGGCCGCGTGGCAGGCGTTCGTCGCCGGGTTCACGCCGGCGCGGGTCGAGGCGGTGACCGGCGTCGAGCCGCGCACGCTCGAGCGGCTGGCGCGCGACCTGTGGGCCCAGCGCCCGGCGCTGGTCGTCGTCGACGAGCGCTCGGTGGCCTACGCCAACGGCCTCGACACCGCGCTCGCGGCCCTGGCGCTCAACGCGGTCCTGGGCGGGTTCTGGAGCCAGCGCGGCGGCGTGCGCGCGGCCCCGGTCGCGCCGCTCCGCGACTGGCCCGAGCTGGCGCTCGACGACGTCGCCCGGGCCGGGCTCGCGCGCGCGCGGCTCGACGGCGCCGGCGCCTACCGCTGGGCCGGCTCGGTCCACGAGACCTTGCCCGACGCGATCGAGCGCGCCGGCGCCGCGGCCCCGGCGATCGCGTTGCTCCACCACGCCAACCCGGCCTACGCCCGCCAGCAGCCGGCGCGGTGGCGCCAGGCGCTCGCGCGCATCCCGAAGATCGTCAGCTTCTCGCCGTACCGCGACGAGACCGTCGAGGAGCTCGCGCACCTGGTGCTGCCCGACCACACGTTCCTCGAGCGCTGGGAGCTGGTCGTGCCGGCGCCGGCGCTCGACCGCGCGCTGATCGGCGCCCGGGTCCCGGCGATCGTGCCGCTGCACGACACCCGGGCCAGCGGCGACGTCGTGCTCGACCTCGCGCGCCGGATCGGGGCGCCGGTCGCCGACGGGTTCGCGTGGAGCACGTACCGCGAGGCGCTCGAGGCCCGGCTGCACGGGCTGCGCGAGCGCAACCGCGGCAACGTCCGGGCGCTGTCCCACCGCGACTTCGTCCACCAGCTCCTCGAGGTCGGCTTCTGGGTCGACGAGCCGCCCGAGCCGACGCCGCCGCCGCGCGTGGCCGTCCACGCCAGCTACGCCGAGCCGACCTGGTTCGGCGATCCCGAGCGCTACCCGCTGGGGCTGATCGCCTACCGCCCGCTGGGCTACGCCGAGGGCGGCGGCGCCAACCTGCCCTGGCTGCGCAACCTGCGCCAGCGCCCCGGTGACAAGCCGTGGTCGTTCGTGGCGCGCGTCCACCCGACCTCGGCGCCCGGGCTCCACGACGGCGCGCGCGTGACGCTCGAGAGCGAGTGGGGCGCGCTCGCGATCGAGCTGCGCCTCGACCGCTGGACCGCGCCCGGCTACATCGCCGTGCCGATGGGCGGCGGCCACGACGGCTTCGGCCGCTGGGCCCGCGGCTACGGCGCCAACGTGCTCGGGCTGATGCGCCCGGGCCCCGCGCCGGTCAGCGGCGCCAACGTGCTGTGCGCGACCCGGGTGCGCATCGCCCCGCCGGGCGGAGGTGCCGCGTGA
- a CDS encoding 4Fe-4S dicluster domain-containing protein — protein sequence MAAAHGAAQSSAHAAETAHHRRWGMVIDLDRCTACGACSVACRQENNIPAFGPDDAHKGTHIEWMSMIWQDAPQEDGLPTAMPFPCQHCASAPCVKVCPVGATFKTPEGITMQIWERCIGCRYCMVACPYGRRSFNWDEPRWDGTLTQLLNPDVATRPHGVVEKCTFCYHRLRKVVTAAELEDRPVRDEDCQRLPACAAACPAQAITFGDLHDPEARVAELARDPRRFQLLDHLGTDPSVIYLKRDQR from the coding sequence ATGGCCGCCGCCCACGGCGCTGCCCAGAGCTCGGCCCACGCCGCCGAGACCGCGCACCACCGACGCTGGGGCATGGTGATCGATCTCGATCGCTGCACCGCGTGCGGCGCGTGCAGCGTCGCCTGTCGCCAGGAGAACAACATCCCCGCGTTCGGGCCCGACGACGCGCACAAGGGCACCCACATCGAGTGGATGAGCATGATCTGGCAGGACGCGCCCCAGGAGGACGGCCTGCCGACGGCGATGCCGTTCCCGTGCCAGCACTGCGCCTCGGCGCCGTGCGTGAAGGTGTGCCCGGTCGGCGCGACCTTCAAGACGCCCGAGGGCATCACGATGCAGATCTGGGAGCGCTGCATCGGCTGCCGCTACTGCATGGTGGCGTGCCCGTACGGCCGGCGGTCGTTCAACTGGGACGAGCCGCGCTGGGACGGCACGCTGACCCAGCTGCTCAACCCCGACGTCGCGACCCGCCCGCACGGCGTCGTCGAGAAGTGCACGTTCTGCTACCACCGGCTGCGCAAGGTCGTGACCGCGGCCGAGCTCGAGGATCGGCCGGTGCGCGACGAGGACTGCCAGCGCCTGCCGGCGTGCGCGGCCGCGTGCCCGGCCCAGGCCATCACGTTCGGCGATCTCCACGACCCCGAGGCCCGGGTCGCCGAGCTCGCGCGCGATCCGCGCCGGTTCCAGCTGCTCGACCACCTCGGCACCGATCCCAGCGTCATCTACCTCAAGCGAGATCAGCGGTAG